Proteins encoded in a region of the Pseudomonas viciae genome:
- a CDS encoding permease, which translates to MNEIIVRWPQRSPRLFLVAAVLIWFGLYEALIPVSEALVAALPVERDSHLGGALQFFFYDTPKVLMLLTGIVFLMGMVNSYFTPERTRATLAGRSEGMANVMAASLGVFTPFCSCSAVPLFIGFVQAGVPLGVTFSFLIAAPMVNEVALTLLLGLFGWKVALLYLSLGLFIAVVAGWIIGRLKMEDSLEDWVRDMPKVQATAEDIHMPLHERIYAGFGSVREIVGNVWPYILAGIAIGAGIHGYVPEDFMAGFMGKEAWWSVPVAILIGIPMYTNAAGIIPIVQALLAKGAALGTVLAFMMSVIALSLPEMVILRKVLKVRLIATFIGVVAAGILVVGYAFNFVL; encoded by the coding sequence CGTGCTTATTTGGTTCGGTTTGTATGAGGCCCTTATCCCTGTCTCGGAGGCATTGGTTGCAGCGCTGCCTGTCGAGCGTGACAGCCACCTGGGTGGTGCCCTGCAGTTTTTTTTCTATGACACGCCCAAGGTGCTGATGCTGCTGACCGGCATCGTGTTCTTGATGGGAATGGTCAACTCGTACTTCACACCTGAACGCACCCGCGCAACATTGGCCGGACGAAGCGAGGGCATGGCCAACGTCATGGCGGCGTCTCTCGGGGTGTTTACCCCGTTCTGCTCCTGCTCCGCAGTTCCTCTGTTTATCGGCTTTGTTCAGGCAGGCGTGCCCTTAGGGGTGACCTTCTCGTTTCTCATTGCCGCGCCCATGGTGAACGAGGTCGCATTGACACTGCTATTGGGCTTGTTCGGCTGGAAAGTTGCGCTGCTGTACCTGAGTCTCGGTTTGTTTATTGCTGTGGTTGCAGGCTGGATCATCGGGCGCTTGAAAATGGAGGACTCTCTAGAGGATTGGGTTCGCGACATGCCCAAAGTCCAGGCAACCGCAGAAGACATACACATGCCGCTGCATGAACGGATCTATGCCGGTTTTGGCAGCGTGCGTGAAATCGTCGGAAACGTTTGGCCTTACATCCTGGCCGGTATCGCCATTGGCGCAGGTATTCATGGCTACGTGCCCGAAGATTTCATGGCCGGTTTCATGGGTAAAGAGGCGTGGTGGTCTGTCCCAGTCGCGATCCTGATAGGCATTCCCATGTATACCAACGCAGCAGGGATCATTCCCATTGTCCAGGCGCTACTCGCCAAAGGTGCAGCGTTGGGCACGGTACTGGCCTTCATGATGAGCGTCATTGCCCTCTCCCTCCCTGAGATGGTGATTCTGCGCAAGGTGTTGAAAGTCCGCCTGATCGCCACCTTCATTGGTGTCGTCGCCGCCGGCATTCTCGTCGTTGGCTACGCCTTCAACTTCGTTCTGTAA